The following proteins are co-located in the Tardibacter chloracetimidivorans genome:
- a CDS encoding NAD(P)-dependent alcohol dehydrogenase — MPQISAAVAIAPHSPLEPMELALAEPRGMEILVRTRASGICHTDLIIRDSDFGAPLPAVLGHEGAGIVEAVGDAVRDVEPGDHVLLTQASCGHCNTCRQAHPMNCENFARYNISGKRANGEHPFDGRISGGVGGQSSFATHMLAYDTNAVILPRDYPFEWAAALSCGVTTGASSVLRVLTPSAGSTFVVIGAGAVGLGALMAAHVAGCSTIIAIDLLGDRRNLALELGATHVLDGADPDLAATIIEITRGGADFLVDAVGLPGTTADAVQSLRPGGHAILLGAAGVGQRAPIDIMALLFNRKIQGATLGDQVPHSTIPALISLQRQGRFPFEKLLTFYPFGEINAAIHDMEAGRAIKPVLLFD, encoded by the coding sequence ATGCCGCAGATCAGCGCCGCCGTTGCCATCGCGCCGCACAGTCCGCTTGAACCGATGGAGCTTGCGCTGGCGGAGCCTCGAGGCATGGAGATTCTCGTAAGAACAAGGGCAAGCGGGATTTGCCATACCGACCTGATCATCCGCGACAGTGATTTTGGTGCGCCGCTCCCGGCCGTTCTTGGCCACGAAGGCGCGGGCATCGTCGAGGCCGTCGGCGACGCGGTGCGGGACGTCGAACCTGGCGATCACGTCCTGCTCACCCAGGCGTCCTGTGGCCATTGCAATACGTGCCGACAGGCACATCCAATGAATTGCGAGAATTTCGCTCGCTATAATATCTCGGGAAAGCGCGCCAACGGGGAGCACCCGTTCGATGGCAGGATCTCCGGCGGCGTCGGAGGCCAGTCGTCCTTCGCAACGCACATGTTGGCCTATGATACGAACGCGGTCATTCTGCCGCGTGATTATCCCTTCGAATGGGCAGCGGCGCTCAGCTGCGGCGTGACGACCGGGGCGAGTAGCGTCCTTCGCGTGCTGACGCCTTCGGCCGGGTCGACGTTCGTGGTGATCGGGGCGGGTGCGGTCGGGCTGGGCGCCTTGATGGCGGCTCATGTCGCAGGTTGCTCGACCATCATCGCAATCGATCTCCTCGGTGACCGGCGCAACCTCGCGCTGGAACTCGGTGCGACGCATGTTCTCGACGGCGCCGACCCCGATCTGGCCGCGACGATCATCGAGATTACCCGCGGCGGCGCGGATTTCCTGGTCGATGCGGTCGGTCTTCCCGGGACGACGGCAGATGCGGTGCAATCGCTCAGGCCCGGCGGGCACGCCATCCTTCTTGGGGCGGCGGGGGTGGGCCAAAGGGCTCCGATCGATATCATGGCACTCCTCTTCAATCGGAAGATCCAAGGTGCGACGCTTGGGGATCAGGTTCCGCATAGCACTATTCCCGCCCTCATAAGCCTGCAGCGCCAGGGCCGGTTTCCCTTCGAAAAATTGCTCACTTTCTACCCATTCGGCGAGATCAATGCCGCCATCCACGACATGGAAGCGGGCCGGGCCATCAAACCTGTGCTGTTATTTGACTGA
- a CDS encoding AMP-binding protein, which produces MLVIEHFERGVERFRNRAAVIEGNGSLTYAEMEDRMIRIAQGLLRSDLPLDSSVALLSPNHSMVLACQYGIFKAGMLWVPINYRNSVNDNLAQLAKYDTRLLFFHSSLREHAVAALAALPELKHAICIDAKIDGFPSLSDWFSEPRDVTLAFPIREMEDAVAISSTGGTTGEPKGAIHTNRSFEAVVASVYALFQFDEPPVHLIVAPLTHAAAIFHYALLPRGGTQILLSSTDPLAVLEAIQQHRVSVVYLPPTLIYMVLAHPRLKDFDLSSLRYLLYGAAPMSVDKLREACDVFGPILIQSYGQTECLQFTTVLTPKDHEEILANPDLQHRLASVGRSGPFSRTEVVTEAGEIAADDEMGEIAFRSAMQMTEFYKDPDATAAIRRNGWQFSGDLGRRDADGYIYIVDRKRDMIISGGFNVFPGEVEQVVLGHPAVLDCVVVGIPHEKWGEMVTAAIEVKDGMSIDTAELLALCKERLGSIKAPKQIDIWPELPRSTAGKTLRRAVRDHYWAGMDRKI; this is translated from the coding sequence ATGCTGGTTATCGAGCACTTTGAGCGCGGGGTCGAGCGCTTCCGAAATCGAGCCGCGGTCATCGAAGGCAATGGCTCGTTGACCTATGCGGAGATGGAGGATCGCATGATCCGCATCGCCCAGGGGCTTTTGCGGTCAGACCTCCCGTTGGACAGTTCGGTAGCGCTTCTCTCGCCTAACCACAGCATGGTGCTCGCCTGCCAATACGGAATATTCAAGGCCGGCATGTTGTGGGTGCCGATCAACTATCGCAATTCCGTCAACGACAATCTCGCTCAGCTCGCCAAATATGATACGCGGCTCCTCTTCTTCCACAGTTCCCTGCGCGAGCACGCCGTTGCAGCACTCGCAGCGCTGCCCGAGCTCAAGCACGCCATTTGCATCGACGCCAAGATCGACGGCTTTCCATCGCTGTCCGACTGGTTCTCCGAGCCACGGGACGTGACGCTCGCTTTTCCCATTCGTGAGATGGAGGACGCTGTCGCGATATCCAGTACCGGCGGCACTACCGGCGAACCGAAGGGCGCCATACACACGAACCGATCGTTCGAAGCCGTCGTCGCGTCGGTCTATGCCCTGTTCCAGTTCGATGAGCCGCCAGTCCATCTCATCGTCGCTCCATTGACCCACGCTGCCGCGATCTTTCATTATGCGCTCCTTCCGCGCGGCGGCACGCAGATACTGCTTTCATCGACCGACCCGCTTGCAGTCCTGGAGGCGATCCAGCAGCATCGGGTTTCGGTTGTCTATCTCCCGCCGACGCTCATCTACATGGTACTCGCGCACCCTAGACTGAAGGATTTCGATCTCTCGTCATTGCGCTACCTGCTTTACGGAGCAGCGCCGATGTCGGTCGACAAGCTCCGGGAAGCCTGCGACGTCTTCGGTCCGATCCTGATTCAAAGCTATGGTCAAACCGAATGCCTTCAGTTCACCACGGTGCTCACACCAAAAGATCATGAAGAGATCTTGGCCAATCCAGATCTACAGCACCGCCTGGCCTCGGTAGGTCGGTCGGGACCGTTCTCCCGAACCGAGGTCGTTACCGAAGCAGGCGAGATCGCGGCCGATGACGAGATGGGTGAGATCGCCTTCCGCTCGGCAATGCAGATGACGGAATTTTACAAGGACCCGGACGCAACCGCGGCCATCCGCCGCAATGGCTGGCAATTCAGCGGCGATCTTGGTCGACGCGATGCAGACGGGTACATCTATATCGTCGACCGCAAGCGGGACATGATCATCTCGGGCGGCTTCAACGTGTTTCCCGGGGAGGTCGAGCAGGTCGTGCTCGGCCATCCGGCGGTGCTTGATTGTGTGGTCGTCGGAATTCCGCATGAGAAATGGGGCGAGATGGTCACTGCGGCCATCGAGGTCAAAGATGGCATGTCGATCGACACGGCTGAGCTACTCGCGCTCTGCAAAGAGAGGCTCGGCAGCATCAAGGCTCCAAAGCAGATCGATATCTGGCCAGAACTTCCCCGGAGCACAGCAGGCAAGACCCTTCGCCGCGCAGTCAGGGATCATTACTGGGCCGGCATGGATCGGAAAATCTAG
- a CDS encoding NAD(P)H-dependent flavin oxidoreductase encodes MFLVSTVDMVVEAGRAGVMGSIPALNARTPAIFADWLVEIKTRLAGVQAIAPWAVNLIVHKTNVRLGDDLDICVDAKVPAIIASVGSPVDIIERVHAYGGIVISDAASVKHARRAAEAGVDGLILLTAGAGGNTGWLNPFSFVSEVRKFFDGPVILAGGISNGRSLAAARVLGADMVAAGTSFIAATESAAPDAYREILIESGGDDIVLTSEVTGIPSNMLRLSLERSGFVGGGDHQKFDLARELDTIKAWKDVWAGGHGVSDVTESAPLADLIRRFSSEYEAARNESRL; translated from the coding sequence ATGTTCCTGGTTTCGACGGTCGATATGGTCGTCGAGGCAGGTCGCGCGGGGGTCATGGGCTCGATCCCGGCGCTGAACGCGCGAACGCCGGCGATCTTTGCGGACTGGCTCGTCGAGATCAAAACCCGGCTTGCCGGGGTTCAGGCGATTGCCCCCTGGGCGGTCAATCTCATCGTTCACAAGACAAACGTTCGACTTGGAGACGATCTCGATATCTGCGTGGATGCAAAGGTGCCGGCGATCATTGCTTCGGTGGGGAGCCCTGTCGACATCATCGAGCGCGTCCACGCTTATGGCGGCATTGTCATATCGGATGCTGCAAGCGTCAAGCACGCGCGGCGTGCGGCCGAAGCGGGCGTGGACGGCTTGATCCTGCTGACGGCAGGGGCGGGCGGCAATACCGGCTGGTTGAACCCCTTTTCCTTTGTGTCGGAAGTCCGCAAGTTCTTTGATGGGCCGGTCATTTTGGCTGGCGGCATTTCCAATGGACGCTCTCTGGCGGCGGCGCGCGTTCTCGGCGCAGACATGGTTGCCGCTGGAACGAGCTTCATTGCCGCGACCGAGAGTGCCGCTCCGGACGCGTATCGTGAAATCCTTATCGAGAGTGGCGGAGACGACATCGTCCTGACCTCCGAGGTCACGGGCATCCCGTCCAATATGCTCCGTCTCAGCCTGGAGCGATCGGGCTTCGTCGGCGGCGGCGATCATCAGAAGTTCGATCTGGCTCGCGAACTCGACACTATCAAGGCTTGGAAGGACGTCTGGGCCGGTGGGCACGGTGTAAGCGATGTCACCGAAAGCGCGCCACTCGCCGACCTGATCCGACGATTTTCGAGCGAATATGAGGCGGCCCGAAACGAGAGTCGCCTATAG
- a CDS encoding TetR/AcrR family transcriptional regulator yields the protein MTRKLVARRVTHLKGNVSVMKWRNAFRTSEELHRFKRYAVLREATRIISRRGFHNTSLDEIAEGLGISKGTLYNYVSDKQEILFDCHMIALDLGDHACKVANDLDGSGLDKLRILLLCYIQWMYGEAGIGGITSDINALRPDDRITVVSRRDKIDRALVDLIELGIRDGSLVAEDPHLAVFVIMGAVNSISSWFDRGGRLKIEDIADVIVGMLTRSIAVDTSIAKMRVEIPAHPEATLAFTPLAPARAGRAAATKKAGSAKAKPTGVSRKKAGN from the coding sequence TTGACCAGAAAGCTGGTGGCCCGTAGGGTCACGCATCTGAAGGGGAACGTATCGGTGATGAAGTGGCGCAATGCATTTCGAACCAGCGAAGAACTACATCGCTTCAAGCGGTACGCGGTTCTACGGGAAGCGACGCGCATCATATCGCGCCGCGGGTTCCACAACACGTCTCTTGACGAAATTGCGGAAGGCCTGGGGATATCCAAAGGCACGCTGTACAACTATGTTTCCGACAAGCAGGAGATACTGTTCGACTGCCACATGATCGCTCTCGACCTGGGCGATCACGCTTGCAAGGTGGCCAACGATCTTGATGGATCCGGGCTGGACAAGCTCCGGATTTTACTGCTGTGTTACATCCAATGGATGTACGGCGAGGCCGGTATCGGTGGCATCACCTCGGATATCAATGCTCTGCGTCCCGATGATCGCATCACTGTCGTCAGCCGGCGTGATAAAATCGACCGTGCGCTTGTCGATCTGATCGAACTTGGCATTCGCGACGGAAGTTTGGTCGCAGAAGATCCGCATCTCGCCGTTTTCGTCATCATGGGGGCCGTGAACAGCATTTCTTCGTGGTTTGATCGGGGTGGCAGGCTTAAGATTGAGGACATAGCAGACGTCATCGTAGGCATGCTGACGCGATCTATAGCCGTCGACACCTCCATCGCGAAGATGCGCGTCGAAATTCCGGCACATCCGGAAGCGACATTGGCGTTCACCCCGCTGGCTCCTGCGCGGGCCGGGCGGGCGGCGGCCACAAAAAAGGCGGGCAGCGCCAAAGCCAAGCCGACCGGCGTTTCTAGGAAAAAGGCGGGGAACTAG
- a CDS encoding alpha-ketoacid dehydrogenase subunit beta encodes MTMIEAINDAMHVALEQDPQVVVFGQDVGFFGGVFRATEGLQRKHGIERVFDTPIAEGGIVAIAVGMGAYGKRPVVEIQFADYIYPATDQLISEAARLRYRTAGEWWSPITVRSPYGGGIFGGQTHSQSPEGIFAHVAGLKTVIPSTPYDAKGLLIAAIEDDDPVLFFEPKRLYNGPFDGHHDRPVMPWSGHPASEVPEGHYSIPLGQANIVRPGADVSVLAYGTMVHVALAAAESTAVDAEVIDLRSLVPLDLGTITRSVQKTGRCVVVHEATRTCGFGAELAALVQEHCFFDLEAPVERVTGWDTPYPHAFEWEYFPGPKRLGDALKRILEV; translated from the coding sequence ATGACGATGATCGAGGCGATCAATGACGCGATGCATGTTGCGCTCGAGCAAGATCCCCAAGTGGTCGTATTTGGCCAGGACGTGGGGTTTTTCGGTGGCGTGTTTCGCGCAACCGAGGGCTTGCAGCGGAAGCATGGTATTGAGCGTGTCTTCGACACTCCGATCGCGGAGGGCGGAATCGTCGCCATCGCCGTGGGCATGGGCGCTTATGGCAAGCGCCCTGTCGTCGAGATCCAGTTCGCCGACTATATCTATCCCGCGACGGACCAGTTGATCTCCGAAGCGGCCCGTTTACGCTACCGCACTGCCGGCGAATGGTGGTCCCCCATCACCGTTCGCAGCCCCTATGGCGGGGGCATTTTCGGCGGTCAGACCCACAGCCAATCGCCGGAGGGCATCTTTGCGCATGTCGCGGGGTTGAAGACGGTCATTCCCTCGACGCCCTATGACGCCAAGGGGTTGCTGATCGCCGCGATCGAAGACGACGACCCGGTGCTGTTTTTTGAGCCGAAGCGGCTCTACAACGGTCCTTTCGACGGGCATCATGACAGGCCGGTGATGCCTTGGTCGGGTCATCCGGCAAGTGAGGTGCCCGAGGGGCATTACTCCATTCCGCTGGGACAGGCCAACATCGTCCGGCCGGGCGCCGACGTCAGCGTTCTCGCTTATGGAACTATGGTCCATGTCGCGTTGGCCGCGGCCGAGAGCACCGCTGTCGATGCCGAAGTGATCGATCTTCGCTCGCTCGTCCCTCTGGATTTGGGCACGATCACCCGCTCGGTTCAAAAAACGGGGCGCTGCGTCGTCGTCCATGAGGCGACGCGGACCTGCGGCTTCGGCGCGGAGCTTGCCGCACTGGTTCAGGAACATTGTTTCTTCGACCTGGAAGCGCCGGTCGAACGGGTGACAGGGTGGGACACGCCATATCCTCATGCCTTCGAGTGGGAATATTTCCCCGGCCCCAAACGGCTGGGCGACGCTTTGAAGCGAATTCTTGAGGTTTGA
- a CDS encoding NADPH:quinone oxidoreductase family protein: protein MKALLSTVAGGSETLELRDVPIPDPAAGELRVRVLACAINYPDVLIIEDRYQFKPPRPFSPGVELCGVVDEIGKGVEGWHRGDVLLATCSHGGLAEYCVVAAGNAFRLPANKDPAEGAALLLTYATALHALRDRAALKPDETLLVLGAAGGVGLAAIEVGKAMGARVVAAVSSEGKALAAAQAGADRTLVYPLDFSDRAVAKSLADGFKSAVGPHGAHVVFDPVGGDYAEPALRSIAWEGRYLVLGFTAGIPRVPLNLALLKSCDIRGVFWGAFAQNEPARHRQHVTQLLRWWEEGLIRPRIDRVYALVEGGHALARLASRSAIGKVVVSIADAKPVADR from the coding sequence ATGAAGGCACTGCTCTCGACCGTTGCCGGCGGGTCGGAGACCCTTGAACTGCGTGACGTGCCGATACCGGACCCGGCGGCTGGTGAATTGCGTGTCCGGGTCCTCGCATGCGCAATCAACTATCCTGACGTGTTGATCATCGAGGACCGATACCAGTTTAAGCCTCCGCGTCCCTTTTCGCCCGGCGTCGAACTTTGTGGTGTGGTTGATGAGATCGGGAAAGGCGTGGAAGGTTGGCACCGCGGCGACGTTCTCCTCGCGACTTGCAGTCACGGAGGGCTGGCGGAGTATTGCGTCGTAGCTGCAGGCAACGCTTTTCGCCTGCCCGCCAACAAGGACCCCGCTGAGGGGGCCGCCCTCCTCCTGACCTATGCAACGGCGCTCCACGCGCTTCGGGACAGAGCCGCACTCAAGCCAGACGAGACGCTGCTCGTCCTGGGCGCAGCTGGCGGCGTCGGCCTGGCCGCGATCGAGGTCGGCAAGGCAATGGGCGCCCGGGTCGTCGCCGCAGTGTCAAGCGAAGGAAAAGCGCTGGCGGCGGCACAGGCCGGCGCGGATCGAACTCTTGTTTATCCGCTCGACTTCTCGGATCGCGCCGTCGCCAAGTCGCTGGCCGACGGTTTCAAGAGCGCGGTCGGGCCGCACGGGGCGCATGTCGTGTTCGATCCGGTGGGCGGCGACTATGCGGAGCCAGCACTACGCAGCATTGCCTGGGAGGGGCGTTATCTCGTCCTTGGATTCACCGCTGGCATTCCCCGGGTCCCACTTAACCTGGCGCTGCTGAAGTCATGTGACATAAGAGGCGTATTCTGGGGTGCGTTCGCTCAGAATGAGCCCGCCAGACATCGCCAGCACGTAACGCAGTTGCTCCGCTGGTGGGAGGAGGGGCTCATTCGGCCGCGCATAGACAGGGTTTATGCGCTGGTCGAAGGCGGGCACGCCTTGGCAAGGCTCGCCAGCCGTTCCGCCATCGGGAAGGTTGTCGTCTCGATCGCTGACGCGAAACCTGTTGCGGACCGGTAA
- a CDS encoding SDR family NAD(P)-dependent oxidoreductase produces MNGQLAGKVAIITGAGSGIGKAMAELFAREGAAVTVADVSGAEEKVAADIGGLAQACRVDVSDAEQIDAMFASTLARHGRVDILCNNAGIGHGFAPLHEIPASAVEAVLDVNLKAAFRVMQRAIAHMLDSGGGAIVNTASTASYRATRGNGAYTASKGGVLAMTRAAAIEYADRNIRVNALCPGVIETPLLANATDAARREVIQTIPMGRTGMPEEMASVALFLASPAASYVTGVGLLADGGRNAGR; encoded by the coding sequence ATGAACGGACAGCTGGCTGGAAAGGTCGCCATCATCACCGGGGCGGGATCAGGTATCGGCAAAGCGATGGCCGAACTGTTCGCGCGCGAGGGCGCCGCGGTAACCGTCGCAGACGTCAGCGGTGCCGAAGAGAAGGTTGCCGCTGACATTGGCGGGCTGGCACAAGCCTGTCGCGTGGATGTTTCCGATGCCGAGCAGATCGATGCGATGTTCGCTTCGACCCTGGCCCGTCACGGCCGCGTCGACATTCTGTGCAATAATGCCGGGATCGGCCACGGTTTCGCACCGCTGCATGAAATCCCCGCCAGCGCCGTTGAAGCCGTTCTTGATGTCAATCTAAAGGCTGCGTTCCGGGTCATGCAGCGTGCGATTGCCCATATGCTGGACAGTGGCGGCGGCGCGATCGTCAACACCGCGTCCACAGCGTCCTACCGCGCAACGCGTGGCAATGGCGCCTATACGGCGTCCAAGGGTGGCGTGCTTGCAATGACGCGTGCGGCGGCGATCGAATATGCCGACCGCAATATTCGCGTTAACGCATTATGCCCCGGCGTGATCGAGACGCCGCTACTGGCCAACGCGACCGACGCCGCACGTCGGGAAGTCATTCAGACGATCCCGATGGGGCGCACGGGGATGCCGGAAGAGATGGCATCGGTCGCGCTCTTCCTGGCATCTCCAGCCGCATCCTACGTGACGGGTGTAGGGCTGTTGGCCGATGGTGGCCGCAACGCCGGCCGCTGA
- a CDS encoding dihydrolipoamide acetyltransferase family protein has product MTDYLFKLPDIGEGIAEAEIVAWHVSVGEMVEEDAPLADLMTDKATVEISAPVSGRILKTAGKVGDQVAIGSVLAVFEVEDVRQDGLAGEPTESREQLSAIATSSVADQRSEQVAADSHPDVATAAMPLRRVSASPAVRRRARDLGIDLSEVGRRGGERIRHGDLDAFLTYNSQYRPSGRRRADEQIQVVGLRRRIAENMAASKRHIPHFSYVEEIDVTKLEAMREDINANRGGRPKLTMLPLLIIAVCKAVAQFPTMNARYDDEAGVVIRSGAVHLGVATQTDAGLMVPVIRDAQDCNLWQLATEIRRLADAARSGKVTSAELSGSTLTITSLGPLGGICTTPVINRPEVAIIGPNRIVERPTIRNGQLEVAKLMNLSISCDHRVVDGWDAASFVQMIKKLIEAPAMLFVPNELSLD; this is encoded by the coding sequence ATGACCGACTATCTGTTTAAGCTGCCCGACATTGGAGAAGGTATCGCCGAAGCCGAGATCGTTGCCTGGCATGTGTCTGTGGGTGAGATGGTCGAAGAGGACGCGCCACTTGCCGACTTGATGACGGATAAGGCGACCGTGGAAATCTCCGCTCCGGTATCCGGGCGGATACTGAAGACCGCAGGCAAAGTCGGTGATCAGGTTGCAATCGGATCGGTTCTTGCCGTCTTCGAGGTGGAAGATGTGCGACAAGACGGCTTGGCGGGCGAGCCGACAGAGTCCCGGGAGCAGTTGTCGGCAATTGCCACAAGCTCCGTCGCCGACCAACGGTCTGAGCAGGTGGCGGCAGATTCGCATCCGGATGTGGCCACCGCTGCCATGCCACTGCGCCGCGTCTCTGCGTCTCCAGCCGTTCGTCGACGGGCCAGGGATCTTGGAATCGATCTTTCGGAAGTTGGCAGGCGGGGCGGGGAGCGTATACGCCATGGCGACCTGGACGCATTCCTGACCTATAACTCCCAATATCGCCCGAGCGGACGCCGTCGAGCTGACGAGCAAATCCAGGTGGTTGGCTTGAGGCGTCGGATTGCCGAGAATATGGCCGCTTCGAAGCGGCACATCCCCCACTTCAGCTACGTTGAAGAGATCGACGTCACAAAGCTTGAGGCGATGCGGGAGGACATCAACGCCAACCGCGGCGGGCGACCGAAGTTAACCATGCTTCCATTGCTCATCATCGCCGTATGCAAAGCGGTTGCGCAGTTCCCCACGATGAACGCCCGCTATGATGATGAAGCGGGAGTAGTCATTCGCAGCGGCGCGGTACACCTTGGGGTCGCAACCCAAACTGATGCCGGCTTGATGGTTCCTGTGATCCGTGACGCTCAGGATTGCAACCTGTGGCAGCTGGCAACTGAAATAAGACGGCTTGCCGACGCCGCCCGCTCCGGCAAGGTCACTTCAGCCGAACTGAGCGGGTCCACGCTGACGATAACTTCTCTGGGCCCGCTGGGCGGTATCTGCACCACGCCAGTGATCAATCGTCCCGAGGTCGCGATTATCGGACCCAATCGTATCGTCGAGCGCCCCACGATCCGAAACGGCCAGCTGGAGGTCGCCAAGCTCATGAACCTGTCGATCAGCTGCGACCATAGGGTCGTGGACGGCTGGGACGCTGCCAGCTTTGTTCAGATGATCAAGAAGTTAATCGAAGCGCCCGCGATGCTCTTCGTCCCCAATGAGCTGTCGCTCGACTAA
- a CDS encoding epoxide hydrolase family protein has protein sequence MPEPFNIAVPDERLHSIRARLEAFDWSALPDAGGWESGVGIADLRRLVDYWLHRYDWRVQEARLNRLPQFTAEVQGQRLHFIHARGDGSRLPLMLIHGWPGSFLEFEQLIGPLVASGHDVIVPSLPGYAFSGRPEAPIGPRRTAELFHQLLVDLFGPGQYLLQGGDWGAAIAAWMAQGHPEAVAALHLNLILVEAEDAMPTEAEELAWAKRRSGLARRESAYSHLQGTRPQTLGIAMSDSPVGVAAWILEKFGMWADVPRRADGSPDLWQAFDEDTLLTNIMLYVAPQAFVTSTWMYRGWVLEKAGKFPPNTRVRVPTGIAAFPDPAFPPPPRSQAAKSYDVVRWSEMPAGGHFAALEKPDVLLTDMREFFAHYP, from the coding sequence ATGCCTGAGCCTTTCAATATTGCAGTGCCCGATGAGCGCCTCCATTCAATTCGGGCGCGGCTTGAGGCATTTGACTGGTCCGCTCTGCCGGATGCCGGCGGATGGGAAAGCGGTGTCGGCATTGCGGATCTTCGGCGGCTGGTCGATTATTGGCTGCACCGATACGATTGGCGCGTGCAGGAAGCCAGGCTGAACCGGCTCCCTCAATTTACCGCGGAAGTTCAGGGGCAGCGGCTTCATTTTATCCATGCCCGGGGCGATGGTTCCCGCTTGCCGCTGATGCTGATCCATGGCTGGCCCGGTTCGTTTCTTGAGTTCGAGCAACTGATCGGGCCGCTTGTCGCCAGCGGTCATGACGTGATCGTTCCCTCGCTGCCGGGCTATGCCTTTTCCGGGCGCCCGGAGGCGCCGATCGGGCCAAGGCGGACTGCGGAACTGTTCCACCAACTCCTTGTCGATCTTTTTGGACCCGGCCAATATCTACTACAAGGCGGCGATTGGGGCGCGGCGATAGCGGCATGGATGGCGCAAGGTCACCCAGAGGCTGTGGCTGCGCTGCACCTCAACCTCATCCTCGTCGAGGCGGAAGACGCGATGCCGACGGAAGCGGAAGAACTGGCGTGGGCGAAGCGCCGCTCTGGACTCGCCCGACGGGAATCCGCTTATTCGCATCTGCAAGGAACGCGCCCGCAAACGCTTGGCATCGCGATGAGCGACAGCCCGGTTGGCGTTGCTGCATGGATCCTGGAAAAATTCGGTATGTGGGCGGATGTCCCTCGCCGCGCCGACGGCAGCCCCGACCTTTGGCAAGCGTTTGATGAGGATACGCTGCTGACCAATATCATGCTCTACGTGGCACCTCAGGCCTTCGTGACGTCGACTTGGATGTATCGCGGCTGGGTTCTCGAGAAGGCCGGCAAGTTTCCGCCCAACACGCGCGTTCGAGTGCCGACAGGGATAGCCGCGTTCCCAGATCCTGCCTTCCCGCCGCCGCCGCGGTCACAGGCCGCGAAAAGCTATGACGTGGTGCGTTGGAGTGAAATGCCAGCAGGCGGGCATTTCGCGGCGCTGGAGAAGCCGGATGTGCTGCTGACCGACATGCGGGAGTTCTTTGCGCATTATCCCTGA